From one Sphingomonas xanthus genomic stretch:
- the feoB gene encoding ferrous iron transporter B, whose product MNPVPLVAVAGNPNAGKSALFNALTGARQKVGNYPGVTVERHVGKTVLPDGSPVELVDLPGAYGLDPTSLDEAVTRDVLIGRQAGERLPSALLIVVDASNLDNHLRFALQLIDLGLPTVVALNMIDMARRDGLELDAARLEELLGVPVVETVAVRRRGLDDVLSRLGELLAQPRKIRSGDGPPPDSLALQRRAREIATAAVVSEAPVRRITHQLDGVLLHPVAGPLILTVILFLMFQAVFSWSAVPADALEAGTMAAGEAIGNALPDGWLRSLVIDGLFAGVGAVVVFLPQILILFLFILVLESTGYMVRAAFIMDRLMSHAGLSGRAFIPLLSSFACAVPGIMATRTIDNEKDRLTTILVAPLMTCSARLPVYTLVIAAFIPAARIGPGIGLQGLVLFGLYVAGIIGALLAALVLRRTAVSGGGGAFMMELPKYQMPRLSDVGIGLWQRATIFLKRAGTIILATTVILWALASFPQAGTGQKQSEVSIAGKIGDAIHTVVAPIGFNKDISMALLPAMAAREVAVAAIGTVYALDAEDEAGLQTLEERLAGRWSLATALAFLAWFVFAPQCISTIAITRRETNGWRWPLFMVTYLFVLAYAAAGATYWTAVSFGLG is encoded by the coding sequence ATGAACCCTGTCCCGTTGGTAGCGGTCGCCGGCAACCCCAATGCCGGAAAGAGCGCACTGTTCAACGCACTGACCGGCGCCCGGCAAAAGGTCGGCAACTATCCGGGCGTGACGGTCGAGCGGCACGTCGGCAAGACCGTGCTTCCCGACGGCTCGCCAGTCGAGCTGGTCGACCTTCCGGGTGCCTATGGCCTCGATCCGACCAGCCTCGATGAAGCGGTGACCCGCGACGTGCTGATCGGGCGGCAGGCTGGCGAGCGGCTGCCGTCCGCCCTGCTGATCGTCGTCGATGCCTCGAACCTCGACAATCATTTGCGCTTCGCGCTGCAGTTGATCGACCTCGGCCTGCCGACGGTGGTGGCCTTGAACATGATCGATATGGCCCGCCGCGACGGGCTGGAACTCGATGCCGCAAGGCTTGAAGAACTGCTCGGCGTTCCGGTTGTCGAAACGGTCGCGGTGCGCCGGCGCGGGCTCGATGACGTCCTTTCCCGCCTTGGCGAACTTCTTGCCCAGCCGCGAAAGATCCGAAGCGGGGATGGCCCTCCTCCCGATTCGCTGGCCTTACAGCGCCGCGCCCGCGAGATCGCGACCGCGGCCGTGGTCAGCGAAGCCCCGGTGCGTCGGATTACCCATCAGCTCGACGGCGTCCTGCTTCACCCGGTCGCCGGTCCGCTGATCCTGACGGTGATCCTGTTCCTGATGTTCCAGGCCGTCTTTTCCTGGTCGGCGGTGCCGGCGGACGCGCTTGAGGCGGGGACGATGGCGGCCGGCGAAGCGATCGGGAATGCTCTACCCGACGGATGGCTGCGATCGCTGGTCATCGACGGCCTGTTTGCCGGCGTCGGCGCGGTAGTGGTATTCCTGCCCCAGATCCTCATCCTGTTCCTGTTCATCCTGGTCCTCGAATCGACGGGCTACATGGTCCGCGCGGCGTTCATCATGGACCGGCTGATGAGCCATGCCGGGCTGTCGGGCCGGGCGTTCATTCCCTTGCTGTCGAGTTTCGCCTGCGCCGTTCCGGGGATCATGGCGACGCGGACGATCGACAATGAAAAGGACCGGCTGACCACCATCCTGGTGGCGCCCTTGATGACCTGTTCGGCGCGCCTACCGGTCTACACGCTGGTCATCGCCGCCTTTATCCCGGCGGCGCGCATCGGTCCGGGAATTGGCCTTCAGGGGCTGGTCCTGTTCGGGCTTTATGTCGCCGGGATCATCGGGGCGCTGCTGGCTGCGCTGGTCTTGCGGCGAACGGCGGTCAGCGGCGGCGGCGGCGCGTTCATGATGGAACTGCCCAAGTATCAGATGCCGCGGCTCAGCGACGTCGGCATCGGTCTATGGCAGCGCGCTACCATCTTCCTGAAGCGCGCCGGGACGATCATTCTGGCCACCACGGTCATCCTGTGGGCGCTGGCCAGCTTCCCCCAGGCCGGAACGGGGCAGAAACAGTCCGAAGTGTCGATCGCCGGAAAGATCGGCGACGCAATCCACACCGTGGTCGCCCCGATCGGGTTCAACAAGGACATCAGCATGGCGCTGCTGCCCGCGATGGCGGCCCGTGAAGTGGCGGTTGCGGCGATCGGGACTGTTTACGCCCTTGATGCAGAGGATGAGGCGGGGCTTCAGACATTGGAAGAACGGCTGGCCGGACGGTGGAGCCTGGCGACGGCGCTGGCCTTCCTCGCCTGGTTCGTCTTCGCCCCTCAGTGCATTTCGACGATCGCCATCACCCGCCGCGAAACCAACGGTTGGCGCTGGCCGTTGTTCATGGTCACCTATCTGTTCGTGCTGGCCTATGCCGCCGCCGGGGCAACCTACTGGACGGCAGTTTCCTTTGGCCTTGGCTAA
- the ssb gene encoding single-stranded DNA-binding protein: MAGVNKVILVGNLGQDPESRSFSNGGEVVNLRIATSETWKDRDGNRQERTEWHSVAIFNENLGRVAKNYLRKGSKVYIEGQLQTRKWQDQNGNDRYTTEIVLQKFRGELVLLDSREGGSGSGFGGSGGSYGDDFGGGSSGATGGNSRQQTRPQPAAFDTDLDDDVPF, from the coding sequence ATGGCGGGCGTGAACAAGGTCATTCTGGTCGGCAACCTGGGCCAGGACCCGGAATCGCGTTCGTTCAGCAACGGCGGCGAAGTGGTCAACTTGCGCATCGCCACGAGCGAAACGTGGAAAGACCGCGACGGCAACCGCCAGGAACGGACCGAGTGGCACTCGGTCGCGATCTTCAACGAGAATCTCGGCCGGGTGGCCAAGAACTACCTGCGCAAGGGATCGAAGGTCTACATCGAAGGCCAGCTCCAGACCCGCAAGTGGCAGGATCAGAACGGCAACGACCGCTACACGACAGAGATCGTGCTTCAGAAATTCCGGGGAGAATTGGTGCTGCTCGACAGTCGCGAGGGCGGTTCGGGAAGCGGCTTCGGTGGCTCGGGCGGATCCTATGGGGACGATTTCGGTGGCGGGTCGAGCGGAGCGACCGGCGGCAACAGCCGCCAGCAAACGCGGCCGCAGCCGGCGGCGTTCGACACCGATCTTGACGATGACGTGCCTTTCTAA
- a CDS encoding YceD family protein, with protein sequence MSEFSHRLSLDQIRDGDRIDIVADDTERAGIARRLRLLSLERMEAHAALSRDGQTITATGRLKAVLEQACVATGEPVAQHVDEAFDLKFVPQPAVGAVEEEVELDEGELDTIFHDGMAIDLGGAISDTLALALDPYPRSAGAEAALKEAGVLSEEDAGPFAALAALKAKMDKLP encoded by the coding sequence GTGAGCGAGTTCAGCCATCGCCTTTCGCTCGACCAGATCCGCGACGGCGACCGGATCGACATCGTCGCCGACGACACCGAGCGCGCGGGAATTGCGCGCAGGCTCCGCCTGCTTAGCCTCGAGCGCATGGAAGCGCATGCGGCGCTGTCGCGCGACGGGCAAACCATTACTGCGACCGGACGGCTCAAGGCCGTGCTTGAGCAGGCGTGCGTGGCAACGGGTGAGCCGGTCGCCCAGCATGTCGACGAGGCGTTCGACCTGAAGTTCGTCCCCCAGCCGGCCGTCGGCGCGGTCGAAGAGGAGGTCGAACTCGACGAAGGCGAACTCGATACTATTTTCCACGACGGCATGGCGATCGACCTTGGCGGCGCGATATCCGACACGCTGGCACTGGCGCTTGACCCCTATCCCCGCAGTGCGGGTGCGGAAGCTGCGCTCAAGGAGGCCGGAGTATTGAGCGAGGAAGACGCCGGCCCGTTCGCGGCGCTTGCGGCGCTCAAGGCTAAGATGGACAAACTGCCTTAG
- a CDS encoding ubiquinol-cytochrome C chaperone family protein, with translation MYGAVVAEGRRPAWYREGSVPDTLDGRFAVISSLLALAILRLEEGKEEAVRHSVALTESFIADMDGQMREQGFGDPSIGKQVRSLVGALASRVDRWRTAKAGEASWDEAVRFSVYRDSLPPAETALTFSGEALRRFDEGLSGRSDRDVMEGRIA, from the coding sequence TTGTACGGTGCCGTCGTTGCCGAGGGACGTCGCCCGGCCTGGTACCGCGAGGGTTCGGTGCCCGACACGCTCGACGGCCGATTCGCGGTGATATCCAGCCTGCTGGCGTTGGCGATCCTCCGGCTGGAGGAGGGCAAAGAGGAGGCCGTGCGGCATTCGGTCGCGCTCACCGAAAGCTTCATCGCCGACATGGACGGGCAGATGCGCGAGCAGGGATTCGGCGATCCGTCGATCGGCAAGCAGGTCCGGTCGCTGGTCGGGGCGCTTGCCAGCCGGGTTGACCGCTGGCGCACTGCCAAGGCCGGCGAAGCGAGCTGGGACGAAGCGGTGCGGTTCAGCGTCTACCGCGACTCGCTCCCGCCCGCCGAGACCGCACTGACGTTTTCCGGGGAAGCGTTGCGTCGCTTTGATGAAGGGCTCTCCGGGCGCAGCGATCGCGACGTAATGGAAGGACGGATTGCGTGA
- a CDS encoding outer membrane protein assembly factor BamE, whose translation MAKRSIAAIIGLGLALTACAGMREHRGFIIDKSLAQAIQPGIDNKDSVTKTLGRPTFTGQFDPNDWYYVSRNTTQLAFRDPRVTDQTVLHVRFDQAGNVTAVNQTGKELIAAVDPSGDKTPTLGRKRSFFDELFGNIGTISQPGLPGSRQQ comes from the coding sequence ATGGCCAAGCGCAGTATTGCAGCGATCATCGGATTGGGGTTGGCGTTGACCGCCTGCGCCGGGATGCGCGAGCATAGAGGCTTCATCATCGACAAATCGCTGGCCCAGGCCATTCAGCCGGGAATCGATAATAAGGACTCGGTGACCAAGACGCTTGGCCGTCCGACCTTCACCGGTCAGTTCGATCCGAACGATTGGTATTATGTTTCCCGCAACACGACCCAGCTGGCCTTCCGCGATCCGCGGGTTACCGACCAGACAGTGCTCCATGTCCGCTTCGATCAGGCCGGCAACGTTACCGCGGTCAACCAGACCGGCAAGGAACTGATTGCCGCGGTCGACCCGTCGGGCGACAAGACGCCGACGCTGGGAAGGAAGCGCAGCTTCTTCGACGAGCTGTTCGGCAATATCGGGACCATCTCGCAGCCGGGTCTGCCAGGGTCGCGCCAGCAATAA
- a CDS encoding tryptophan 2,3-dioxygenase, with product MTATPAGMTYADYLQLDTLLSAQHPLSELHDEMLFVIIHQTKELWLKQMLHEVGFACRLVREDRFAEAYKALARVSRIWTVMTLSWDVLATLTPVDYSAFRDVLGTSSGFQSAQFRELEFRLGIKNEKFLNYYEGGSAGHAALEQALAEPSLWDEANAALARAGLPADDRKQSWLTVYREPGEYFGLYQLAEKLVDLDDALAAWRHKHMITVERIIGMKGGTGGSAGAAYLASTLTKRAFPELWSLRTEL from the coding sequence ATGACCGCGACGCCCGCCGGCATGACCTATGCCGATTATCTGCAGCTCGACACATTGTTGTCGGCGCAGCATCCCTTGAGCGAACTGCATGATGAAATGCTGTTCGTCATCATCCACCAGACCAAGGAGCTGTGGCTCAAGCAGATGCTCCACGAGGTCGGCTTTGCCTGCCGGCTGGTTCGGGAGGATCGCTTTGCCGAAGCCTATAAGGCGCTGGCGCGGGTCAGCCGCATATGGACGGTAATGACCCTGTCATGGGACGTCCTCGCAACGCTGACCCCGGTCGACTATTCGGCGTTCCGCGATGTCCTTGGGACATCTTCGGGTTTCCAGTCCGCGCAGTTCCGCGAACTCGAATTCCGACTGGGCATCAAGAATGAGAAGTTCCTCAATTATTATGAAGGCGGAAGCGCGGGCCACGCGGCGCTGGAGCAGGCGCTAGCCGAGCCGTCGCTCTGGGACGAGGCCAATGCCGCGCTGGCGCGGGCCGGCCTTCCCGCCGATGACCGCAAACAATCGTGGCTGACCGTTTATCGCGAGCCCGGTGAATATTTCGGGCTCTACCAGCTCGCCGAAAAGCTGGTCGACCTTGACGATGCGTTGGCCGCTTGGCGGCACAAGCATATGATCACGGTTGAGCGGATCATCGGCATGAAAGGCGGCACCGGCGGGTCGGCGGGCGCGGCATATCTTGCATCGACCCTGACCAAGCGGGCCTTTCCGGAACTCTGGTCGCTCAGGACCGAGCTTTGA
- a CDS encoding class V aminotransferase: protein MSFKPLFARSLGAAPDRLHFAAHSHHLWPDASLEGQMQCWEDASMLADRKWGRIMDEIWPGAQAEVANELGTDDSSAIVFASNTHDLLVRLVAACPRDGEAPLRVLMSDGEFHSARRQMARWAEAGEILLTTVAAEPHDDFSDRFLSAAESGGHDLILVSHVMFGSGRIFEGVEALAALARPDGPWVAIDGYHAFMAVADPFGPKAATSAFYLGGGYKYAMAGEGMGFMHCPPAFGERPPITGWYAEFGDLTAPPGSSVGYTRDAMRFMGATFDPSALYRFLAVRAMLAENGLTSDRIAARVAMLQDLMLDRLAGTPLADAELLNPPGNGPRARFLAWRSPRAQRWCNELMDRNCITDVRGDVLRVGFGLYHDEEDVETFVRLGRTLA from the coding sequence TTGAGCTTCAAGCCGCTTTTCGCCCGATCGCTGGGCGCCGCGCCCGACCGCTTGCATTTCGCCGCGCACAGCCATCACCTTTGGCCCGATGCCTCGCTTGAAGGGCAAATGCAGTGCTGGGAGGATGCTTCCATGCTGGCGGATCGCAAGTGGGGCCGGATCATGGACGAAATCTGGCCTGGCGCCCAAGCCGAGGTCGCCAACGAGCTCGGGACCGACGATTCCTCGGCGATCGTGTTTGCATCAAACACCCACGACCTCCTTGTTCGGCTGGTGGCGGCATGCCCGCGCGATGGCGAGGCACCGCTGCGCGTACTGATGAGTGACGGCGAATTCCATTCGGCGCGGCGGCAGATGGCGCGCTGGGCGGAGGCGGGCGAAATCCTTCTCACCACGGTCGCCGCCGAGCCCCATGATGACTTTTCCGACCGCTTTCTAAGCGCCGCGGAGTCGGGCGGGCACGACCTCATCTTGGTAAGCCATGTCATGTTCGGCAGCGGCCGAATATTTGAGGGGGTGGAAGCACTTGCGGCATTGGCCCGACCTGACGGGCCCTGGGTCGCGATCGACGGCTATCATGCGTTCATGGCCGTGGCCGACCCGTTTGGTCCCAAGGCTGCGACGAGCGCCTTTTATCTCGGCGGAGGCTATAAGTATGCCATGGCCGGCGAGGGCATGGGGTTCATGCACTGCCCGCCCGCTTTCGGCGAAAGGCCGCCGATTACCGGCTGGTACGCCGAGTTCGGTGACCTTACCGCGCCGCCCGGCAGCAGCGTCGGTTATACGCGCGACGCAATGCGGTTCATGGGCGCCACCTTCGACCCGTCTGCGCTCTATCGCTTCTTGGCGGTGCGCGCGATGCTTGCCGAAAATGGATTGACCTCGGACCGGATCGCCGCCCGGGTCGCCATGCTTCAAGATTTGATGCTCGACCGGCTGGCGGGAACGCCGTTGGCCGACGCCGAGCTGCTCAATCCACCGGGAAACGGACCTCGTGCGCGTTTCCTTGCCTGGCGAAGTCCCCGGGCGCAGCGCTGGTGCAACGAATTGATGGATCGCAACTGCATCACCGACGTGCGAGGTGACGTGCTACGGGTAGGATTTGGCCTCTACCATGACGAGGAAGACGTCGAGACCTTTGTCCGGCTGGGCCGAACGCTCGCCTAG
- a CDS encoding TetR/AcrR family transcriptional regulator, giving the protein MTRAASSASKGKAPRTARGEKTLRKILDAALAEFGQRGFHESSIVGITSRAKVALGTFYTYFDSKEAVFGALVRDMSGRVRDHVAPALEGAAGGLDGERRALAAYLRFVADHKEVYRIIDEAEFVDPAGFRAHYETTANRIAGRLAAATDSGEVRDDGPLANEVRAWALMGMNVFLGLRFGVWGEENEDKVASLANDLVQRGIKT; this is encoded by the coding sequence ATGACCCGCGCCGCATCCTCGGCCAGCAAAGGCAAGGCGCCGCGCACGGCGCGCGGGGAGAAGACCCTGCGCAAGATCCTTGATGCGGCCTTGGCGGAATTCGGGCAGCGCGGTTTCCATGAAAGCTCGATCGTCGGAATCACCAGCCGTGCCAAGGTCGCGCTCGGGACTTTCTACACCTATTTCGACAGCAAGGAGGCGGTGTTCGGCGCGCTCGTCCGCGACATGTCCGGCCGGGTGCGCGACCATGTCGCCCCGGCGCTGGAAGGCGCCGCGGGCGGGCTCGACGGCGAACGACGCGCCCTCGCCGCCTATCTGCGCTTCGTCGCCGACCATAAGGAAGTCTATCGGATCATCGACGAGGCCGAGTTCGTCGATCCGGCCGGTTTTCGTGCCCATTATGAAACTACGGCGAACCGGATCGCCGGGCGCTTGGCGGCGGCGACCGATAGCGGCGAAGTCCGCGACGACGGTCCGCTTGCCAACGAAGTCCGCGCCTGGGCGCTGATGGGAATGAACGTCTTCCTCGGCCTGCGCTTCGGCGTTTGGGGAGAAGAAAATGAAGACAAGGTCGCGAGCCTTGCCAACGACCTGGTCCAGCGCGGCATCAAAACCTAG
- a CDS encoding TonB-dependent receptor, producing the protein MYRTAIRTMLLASVAAMSAVPAHAQDAAEAPSVAEQDEAASTIDTGEIVVTARRTEENLQRVPAAISAFSERTLERIQATDTTGLQGAVPNLNIVQGRGSSNATNIFIRGIGQPDALQTFDPAVGVYIDDVYLSRIRGNQLDLLDVERVEVLRGPQGTLYGKNTIGGAIKFVTRKPSQQFRATGSIAVGSYDQFDLKLAASGPVSDTIAAGFAVMRAKRDGFVEDRNDDREYNDRNTVAARGAIAFTPTSALRIDLTADYAHDDASLNTGAPLNALTYLFTPGVVVPLERDPDDYNYTVETTPGLPNSTKMTHWGFSGTAAYDVNDALTLKSITAYRKLSTTDYIDIDATAAEIGDVLVDVRQDQFSQEFQLTYTSDRLTAVGGLYYLDENVSSHQEAFADDLINITIFRGVFPDFLLGPSNFPTFLRTIDDDLKTDSYAAYVNGSFALTDALRISAGLRWTREEKDYFRTTSTFSSAPFLNSAAPFVFERKDRWKNLSPMLSVDYQFTPTTMAYLRYAKGFKSGGFNGRANEIGSATAYDPETTESYEAGLKTTIARQLRFNAAVFHNNYKDFQARVSELDESTVPPTPLLSVLNAGKLRIRGAELEAAWTPTPELLLDTQIGYLDAKYKQFDDLRFTNFDGSRAFQEPAFAPKWTMRFGAQYAASLGSAGTLTLGGQARYRSRHALSVDNTFTNSDAEIEGLFQKGYWLGDARVVWEDAAKHYSVGLYANNLFDKLYKTDGQEFSSIGSIRTVYFGAPRTFTLRLTARY; encoded by the coding sequence ATGTACCGCACTGCGATTCGCACCATGTTGTTGGCCAGCGTCGCGGCCATGTCGGCCGTGCCCGCTCATGCTCAGGACGCAGCGGAGGCACCTTCCGTTGCCGAACAGGATGAGGCGGCATCCACCATCGATACCGGGGAAATCGTCGTCACTGCGCGCCGCACGGAAGAGAATTTGCAGCGCGTTCCGGCCGCGATCTCGGCGTTTTCCGAGCGCACCCTTGAACGCATTCAGGCCACCGACACCACCGGCCTTCAGGGCGCGGTGCCGAACCTCAACATCGTCCAGGGCCGCGGCTCGTCCAACGCTACCAACATTTTCATCCGCGGCATCGGCCAGCCCGACGCGCTGCAGACCTTCGATCCCGCGGTCGGTGTCTACATTGACGACGTCTACCTGTCGCGAATCCGCGGCAACCAGCTGGACCTGCTCGATGTCGAACGCGTCGAGGTGCTGCGCGGGCCGCAGGGCACGCTGTACGGCAAGAACACGATCGGCGGCGCGATCAAGTTCGTCACTCGCAAGCCCTCGCAGCAGTTCCGCGCCACCGGCAGCATCGCGGTCGGCTCCTATGACCAGTTCGACCTGAAACTCGCCGCGTCCGGCCCGGTCAGCGACACCATCGCCGCCGGTTTCGCCGTGATGCGCGCCAAGCGCGACGGCTTCGTCGAGGACCGCAATGACGACCGGGAATATAACGACCGCAACACGGTCGCCGCGCGCGGCGCGATTGCATTCACGCCGACCAGTGCGCTGCGGATCGACCTGACGGCCGACTATGCCCATGACGATGCCAGCCTGAACACCGGCGCGCCCCTCAACGCCCTCACCTATCTGTTCACGCCGGGGGTCGTCGTGCCGCTTGAGCGCGACCCCGATGACTATAATTATACGGTTGAGACCACTCCGGGCCTGCCCAATTCGACCAAGATGACCCATTGGGGATTCTCCGGAACGGCGGCCTACGACGTGAACGATGCGCTGACGCTGAAGTCGATCACCGCCTACCGCAAGCTCAGCACCACCGACTATATCGATATCGATGCGACCGCCGCCGAGATTGGCGACGTGCTGGTCGACGTACGGCAGGACCAGTTCAGCCAGGAATTCCAGCTGACCTATACAAGTGATCGGCTGACGGCGGTCGGCGGGCTCTATTATCTCGACGAGAATGTCTCATCCCACCAGGAAGCCTTTGCGGATGATTTGATCAACATCACCATATTCCGCGGCGTATTTCCGGACTTCCTGCTCGGTCCGTCGAATTTTCCGACCTTCCTGCGGACCATCGATGACGACCTGAAGACCGACAGCTATGCCGCCTATGTCAACGGCAGCTTCGCGCTGACCGATGCTCTGCGGATATCGGCCGGACTGCGCTGGACGCGGGAGGAAAAGGACTATTTCCGGACGACATCGACCTTCTCCAGCGCGCCCTTCCTGAACAGCGCGGCTCCATTCGTGTTCGAACGCAAGGACCGTTGGAAAAACCTCTCGCCGATGCTGTCGGTCGATTATCAGTTCACCCCTACGACGATGGCCTATCTGCGCTACGCCAAGGGCTTCAAGTCGGGCGGGTTCAACGGCCGCGCCAACGAGATCGGGTCGGCGACCGCCTATGACCCGGAAACGACCGAGTCATACGAAGCCGGGCTGAAGACCACGATTGCCCGGCAACTTCGCTTCAATGCCGCGGTCTTCCACAACAATTATAAGGACTTTCAGGCACGCGTGTCGGAACTGGACGAAAGCACCGTCCCGCCCACCCCACTGCTGTCGGTCCTCAATGCCGGCAAGTTGCGCATCCGCGGCGCGGAACTGGAAGCGGCCTGGACTCCGACACCCGAACTGCTCCTCGACACCCAAATCGGTTATCTCGACGCGAAATATAAGCAGTTCGACGATCTGCGCTTCACCAACTTCGACGGCAGCCGCGCATTCCAGGAACCGGCCTTCGCCCCGAAGTGGACGATGCGGTTCGGCGCGCAATATGCCGCGAGCCTGGGTTCGGCGGGTACGCTGACCTTGGGCGGACAAGCGCGGTACCGTTCGCGGCACGCCTTGTCGGTCGACAACACCTTCACCAATTCGGACGCGGAAATCGAAGGCCTGTTCCAGAAGGGCTATTGGCTGGGCGATGCGCGCGTCGTCTGGGAAGACGCCGCCAAACATTATTCGGTCGGCCTTTACGCCAACAATCTGTTCGACAAGCTCTACAAGACCGACGGGCAGGAATTCTCGAGCATTGGCAGCATTCGGACCGTCTATTTTGGAGCGCCGCGAACCTTCACGCTTCGGCTGACGGCCCGTTATTGA